In Candidatus Coatesbacteria bacterium, a single window of DNA contains:
- a CDS encoding cyclic nucleotide-binding domain-containing protein → MENAEITRFSLFNNLSSEQLEVIRQRLHFHRAENEEQLIAEGEPGNRVYLISSGKVNILKVIDTDRSKVLATLGPGSIFGEVAILTGGPRTATVIAESTTELYYLERDEVMELMHQIPDIAINLARVMCERLRRADQEIRQVLLNPL, encoded by the coding sequence ATGGAAAACGCCGAGATCACCCGTTTCAGCCTGTTCAATAATCTATCCTCCGAGCAGTTGGAGGTAATCCGCCAACGCCTGCACTTCCACCGCGCCGAGAACGAGGAACAGCTCATCGCCGAGGGTGAGCCGGGTAACCGAGTCTACCTGATCTCCAGTGGTAAGGTCAATATCCTCAAGGTGATAGATACCGATCGCAGCAAGGTGCTGGCCACCCTCGGACCGGGCAGCATCTTCGGCGAAGTGGCCATCCTCACCGGCGGTCCGCGCACGGCCACGGTCATCGCCGAAAGCACCACCGAGCTGTACTATCTCGAACGCGACGAGGTCATGGAGCTGATGCATCAGATCCCCGACATCGCCATCAACCTGGCCCGGGTGATGTGCGAGCGGCTGCGCCGGGCCGACCAGGAGATCCGCCAGGTGCTGCTCAACCCTCTGTGA